Proteins encoded by one window of Ruminococcaceae bacterium R-25:
- a CDS encoding outer membrane protein assembly factor BamB: protein MIDFYNAFISYRHAPLDIKIAEHIQKQLEHFHVPHKLKGEIKHDRITRIFRDKDELPITSDLTETITNALENSEYLIVICSTNTKESMWVKREIQTFLKTHTKDQIFTVLCDGEPQDVIPEELLTGEKEIVDAFGCTHRINVPVEPLSCDYRMPKSRADKEELPRLAAGILGCSYDELQRRRRQYKMRRAAAVVAAAFAGVMAFGGYMLYSRIEINKAYIESLRARSVYLANESRQLLEDGKRADSIQLALAALPADKKDKTPETAQAIRAITDATGAYTTNHGLDIKPAWNFKCKYDVKSTVTSDDLSYLGALDSSGNIYCWDTTTTALVFEKASFEEPVRIDMPNVETFVITYAHKIEAYNIPSGKLMWTYKPDTTTSFMKDHIQFTVSDVFANIGDSKIVQFSLRDGTVRETYAFKQDSILNGVFNPAVSPDGKKIAYSDDNMVFDGSDSTTIHIYNTETKKDITHKIKTKYMEDLVFIDNDTLCAVSTMDFVNTSVSYSLAYDELKPGTKTFTFYRINEDKHWSQDLVYTDVSMGVGVKALPSRNAVLCYVGNAVAVFDLTNGNELNRYTTSSSVITAGDFNKDGLPEFILRHGEYVAARSTTANNLASFNVLCNNITSGAIGNVIYAVSRYSTDIISYNRTIQDDEWKAVKAPSGFSTGSTAQVFDSNEEYLVTASIISSDDKSYIRVSVIDLNSGKLSYTEDLKDTNASLTNFDMDYIDGKFYLLTENDTYLIDPDKDKITPSNLELEFGTMRSNGKLFFCESDYTSDELTVNICNYDGSDKDDLTIPDIEESYVGYTNFNAFYMKNMNKAFLFIVDTLYAVDMKSMDYEEVDLPDNWDFANIRNFYVTSSDDGSRVFFTDGNTVIVTDGSLKELFTININGGTTECAVFRNDRIYIVGNGYLYAYDSNTGDLVNKCEMKYFTKGYETKAWFDEKENHLYIQAEPVLYIFDLDSMYELACIESVYCYHKATDRFYCFSYLGSSEVIPGYIKHYSVKDLIEKAKGLIGDTPLDDATKSKYGL from the coding sequence ATGATCGATTTTTATAACGCATTTATCTCTTACAGACACGCGCCGCTGGACATAAAGATCGCCGAGCACATCCAGAAGCAGCTCGAGCATTTCCATGTTCCGCATAAGCTCAAGGGTGAGATCAAGCATGACAGGATCACAAGGATCTTCCGCGATAAGGACGAGCTCCCTATCACGAGCGATCTTACCGAAACGATCACTAATGCGCTCGAAAATTCCGAGTACCTGATCGTTATCTGCTCGACCAACACCAAGGAATCAATGTGGGTCAAAAGGGAGATCCAGACCTTCCTTAAGACACATACCAAGGACCAGATCTTTACGGTCCTCTGCGACGGTGAGCCCCAGGATGTAATTCCCGAAGAGCTCCTGACAGGCGAAAAAGAGATCGTCGACGCATTTGGCTGCACGCACAGGATCAATGTTCCGGTCGAGCCTTTGTCATGCGACTACAGGATGCCTAAGTCCAGAGCTGATAAAGAAGAGCTCCCGAGACTCGCAGCAGGAATCTTAGGCTGCTCTTACGATGAACTCCAGAGAAGAAGAAGACAGTACAAAATGAGGCGCGCTGCGGCAGTTGTTGCTGCGGCATTTGCAGGCGTAATGGCATTCGGCGGCTACATGCTGTACAGCAGGATCGAGATCAATAAAGCTTATATCGAATCTTTGCGCGCCAGATCAGTATATCTCGCAAATGAATCAAGACAGCTCTTAGAAGACGGCAAGAGGGCCGATTCGATCCAGCTGGCATTGGCAGCTCTCCCTGCCGACAAGAAAGACAAGACTCCCGAGACGGCTCAGGCTATCCGTGCGATCACTGATGCAACGGGAGCATATACCACCAACCATGGTCTGGATATCAAGCCGGCATGGAACTTTAAGTGTAAGTACGACGTTAAGTCCACTGTCACATCTGATGACCTGTCTTATCTCGGCGCTCTTGATTCTTCAGGCAATATCTACTGTTGGGATACAACGACAACGGCACTTGTTTTCGAGAAAGCCAGCTTTGAAGAACCCGTAAGAATTGATATGCCGAACGTTGAGACATTTGTTATCACTTACGCCCATAAGATCGAGGCATATAACATACCGTCCGGAAAACTCATGTGGACATATAAGCCTGACACCACCACTTCGTTCATGAAGGATCATATACAGTTCACCGTAAGCGATGTTTTCGCTAATATCGGCGATTCTAAGATCGTACAGTTTTCTTTGAGAGACGGTACTGTCAGGGAGACTTACGCGTTCAAACAGGATTCCATCCTGAACGGTGTTTTCAATCCTGCAGTATCTCCTGATGGTAAGAAGATTGCTTATTCTGACGATAATATGGTCTTTGACGGTTCTGATTCCACAACTATACATATCTACAATACTGAGACCAAAAAGGATATAACTCACAAGATCAAGACCAAGTATATGGAAGATCTGGTCTTTATAGATAACGATACCCTTTGTGCTGTCTCCACAATGGATTTCGTCAATACATCTGTTTCATACAGCCTTGCTTACGATGAGCTTAAGCCCGGAACCAAGACATTCACGTTCTACAGAATCAATGAAGATAAGCATTGGTCACAGGATCTGGTCTATACTGATGTCTCAATGGGTGTAGGCGTTAAGGCCCTGCCTTCAAGAAATGCCGTACTCTGTTATGTAGGAAATGCAGTCGCTGTTTTCGATCTTACAAACGGAAATGAACTGAACAGATACACGACCAGCAGCTCAGTCATTACAGCCGGCGACTTTAACAAAGACGGACTCCCTGAATTCATTTTAAGACACGGTGAATATGTTGCTGCCAGAAGCACAACGGCCAACAATCTGGCATCTTTCAATGTGCTCTGCAATAACATTACTTCAGGCGCTATCGGAAATGTCATCTATGCAGTATCCAGGTACAGTACCGACATCATCAGCTATAACCGCACGATCCAGGATGACGAGTGGAAGGCTGTAAAGGCTCCTTCAGGTTTTTCGACCGGTTCTACTGCACAGGTATTTGACTCGAATGAAGAATATCTCGTCACTGCATCGATCATCTCATCAGATGACAAGAGTTATATCAGGGTAAGCGTAATTGACCTTAATTCCGGAAAGCTCTCTTATACAGAGGATCTTAAGGATACGAATGCCAGCTTGACCAACTTCGATATGGATTATATCGACGGCAAATTTTACCTCTTGACCGAAAATGACACCTATCTGATCGATCCTGATAAGGACAAGATCACTCCTTCCAATCTGGAGCTCGAATTCGGTACGATGAGATCTAACGGCAAGCTGTTCTTCTGCGAGTCGGATTACACATCAGATGAGCTGACCGTAAATATCTGCAATTATGACGGTTCTGACAAGGATGATCTTACAATTCCGGATATTGAGGAAAGTTATGTAGGTTACACCAATTTCAATGCTTTCTACATGAAGAACATGAACAAAGCCTTCCTCTTCATCGTTGACACGTTATACGCCGTTGACATGAAGTCCATGGATTATGAGGAAGTCGACCTCCCGGATAACTGGGACTTCGCCAATATCCGCAATTTCTACGTAACCTCATCAGATGACGGTTCCCGCGTCTTTTTCACTGACGGAAACACAGTAATTGTTACTGACGGTTCATTGAAGGAACTGTTCACGATCAACATCAACGGCGGCACCACAGAGTGTGCAGTCTTCAGAAATGACCGCATCTACATTGTCGGCAACGGTTACCTCTACGCATACGACAGCAATACCGGCGATCTCGTAAACAAGTGTGAGATGAAGTATTTCACTAAAGGATACGAGACAAAGGCATGGTTCGACGAAAAAGAAAACCATCTCTACATCCAGGCCGAACCCGTCCTCTATATCTTCGATCTGGATTCAATGTATGAATTAGCCTGCATCGAAAGCGTCTATTGCTATCACAAGGCTACCGACAGGTTCTATTGTTTCTCTTACCTCGGCTCCAGCGAGGTGATTCCGGGATACATCAAGCATTACAGTGTTAAAGACCTGATCGAAAAAGCCAAGGGCCTGATCGGCGACACGCCTCTTGATGATGCCACAAAGTCAAAGTACGGACTGTGA